The DNA window CGCACCCGGCTGGTGGCGCGCTATATGTTCGGCAATAACACCACGGGCTATGGCCTCGGCCTGGCGATGAGTTTTTGAATGCCGCTAACCCAGTCAGCGCCTTCTCCCTTTTGAAGAGGGCCAGGGCGAGGATCAATCCTGACACCACACCCGCTCGCCGTTTACCCACGTCTCGCTGATATTGCGCTCATCGCCCAGGGTCATCAGTACGAACAGCTGCTCATAAATATCATGGCAGCGGCCCATCCGCAGACGCTGCAGCGGAGTGACCGCCGGGTCAATGACCACAAAGTCGGCCTCTTTGCCCGGCTGAAAATTGCCAATCTTCTCTTCCAGCCGCAGGGCGCGCGCCCCGCCGAGAGTGGCGTGATAGAAGGCCTCGCTGGCGCGCAGGCGATAGCTCTGTAGTTGTCCTACCTTGTAGGCCTCACCCAGCGTTCGCAGCATGCTGAAGGTGGTCCCGGCCCCGACGTCGCTGCCTATGCCCATCCGCACCCGGTGCTGCCAGCAGGCGGGCAGGCGGAACAGCCCGCTGCCGAGGAACAGGTTCGAGGTCGGACAGAAGGCAACGGCGGACCCGGTGTCATGCAGGCACTGCCATTCGGCATCATCAAGATGGATCCCGTGAGCAAATACGCTGCGTTCGCCGGTGAGCTGGTAATGATGATAGACATCCAGATAGCGTGCATGCTCCGGCCACAGCTGTTTAACCCAGGCGATCTCCTCCCGGTTTTCACTGAGATGCGTCTGCAGCCAGGTATCGGGAAACTCGGCCCGCAGACGCTGCACCGCCTCCAGCAATGCCGGCGTCGAGGTGGGGGCAAAGCGCGGGGTAATGGCATACCCCAGCCTGCCGCGCTGATGCCAGCGGCGGATCAGCGCCCGGGTCTGCTCGTAGCTTTCCCCGGCGGTTTCGCACAGATAGTCGGGCACATGGCGATCCATCATCACCTTTCCGGCGATCAGGCGCATATTGAGGCGCAGCGCTTCGCTGAACAACGCCTCCACCGAGGCCGGATGAAGGGTACAAAACACCAGCGCGGTGGTGGTGCCATGGCTAATCAGCTGATTGACAAAAAACTGCGCTATCTCCTGGGCATACTCCGCATCGGCAAACTGGCTCTCCACCGGGAAGGTGTAAGTGGTAAGCCACTCCAGCAGCTGTTCGCCAAAGGCGCCGATCATCTCAGTCTGCGGATAGTGGACATGGGCATCGACGAACCCCGGCAACAGCAGCTTACCCCGCAGGTCAACATAGCCCTTCAGCGGATGCAGAAAGGCTTCACCCTCCTGCCATGGCAGCAGCGTAACAATTTTCCCGTCCTGCAAGAACAACAGGCCATCATTGAGATAGCGGGCCTGGGCGGCCACCTCATCCGGCGTCTCCGCCACGCCGGCGATATCAAAAAATGCACCGCGCACCGCGGTCTGGTAATCCATCATCGAACCTGCCTTCTCTTAACGCTCAGGGAATAGTGATAAACAGCAAGATTGGTGCCAGTTTGCAGCCTGCCGCGGCCAGTCGCCGCGGCAGAAGGGGAAGGTTACTCTTTTTGCGCCACCGCGCCGGAGCGGAAGGCGGCTTTCGCCGCCACTTCACGCTCGTCGCGAGCCAGCCAGCGGTAGGTGGTCGCGCCGAGGAAGACGCCGATAAACCAGCTGAAGTTCGCCACTTCGTGCAGGGCCGGAATAAAGCTGATAATCAGCCCCAGGCCCACCGACGGCAGCAGGGCGGCAATGGCTTTCGGGTTAAAGCCGTTGCGGTACCAGTATTTACCCTTCGGCGTATCGTCAAACAGGTCGTCTACCGACACCCGGCCGCGTTTGATCAAATAGAAGTCGGCGATCAGGATGCCAAACAGCGGGCCAATAAAGGCGCCCAGCACGTCGAGGGTATAGTGGATCAGTTCCGGTGAGTTAAACAGGTTCCACGGCGTCAGAAGTATCGACCCCACCGCGGCGATCATCCCGCCGGCGCGGAAGCTGATTTTCTGCGGCGCGCAGTTGGAAAAATCGAAGGCCGGCGAGACGAAGTTAGCCACGATATTGATGCCGATGGTGGCGGTGATCATGGTCAGCAGGCCGATGGCCACCGCCAGATCGTTGCCCACGCGGCTGACGGTTTCAATCGGGTCGGTGATCATTTTGCCGAACAGCGACTGGGTGCCGGAGACAATCACCACGGTGACCACCGAGAACAGCAGAAAGTTAAACGGCAGTCCCCAGCGGTTGCCGCGGCGGATCTCGCCCATGCTTTTGCCGTAGCGGGAAAAGTCGCCGAAGTTAAGCAGCGGCCCGGAGAAGTAGGAGACGACCAGGGCCGTGGCGGTGATCATCTGCCAGGTCTGCTCTCCGGCGCTCAGGGATTTGCTGGCGAGGGTAAAGGAGATCCCGTCGAGACCGGTCTTGTATACAATCCAGCCCGCCAGGGCCAGCATTACCACATAGACCGCCGGACCGGCGATGTCGATAAAACGCTTGATGGCGTTCATGCCGTGCCAGAAAACCATCGCCTGCAGCAGCCACATGGTGGCGAAGCACAGCCAGCCGAGCGTCGACAGCCCGAGGAAACTGCTGCCGGTCAGCGAGGCAAGGGAGGGCCAGAACTTGAGCAGGACCAGCATCAGGGCGTTTGCCGCCAGATAGGTCTGAATACCGTACCAGGCGAAGGCGATCAGCCCGCGGATCACCGCCGGGATATTGGCGCCGAAGACACCGAACGCCTGGCGACAGATCACCGCGTAAGGCACCCCGGCCATCTGGCTGGGCTTCGCCACCAGGTTAGCGCACAGCTGCACAATACAGATGCCCACCAGCAGGCAGAGCAGAACCTGCCAGCTGGCCAGCCCAAGCGTAAAGAAGCTTGCCGCCACCACGTAGCCGCCCATGCTGTGCACGTCCGACATCCAGAATGAAAAGATATTGTACCAGCTCCAGTTCTGGTCGCGGGTGGGCGCCAGATCGTCATTACATAGCCGCGGACTGTAGCCGGCGGCCGCCTCGTGAGTCTTCGTCTGCTGCGTGTGGGATGAATGTGGCATGAAACCTGCTCCTCTGAATGAAAACCCTTTTGATATGGATTGCTGAGGCTATTGCAGGATCCAGGCCAGAATGATGAATCTTGTATACAAAAAATAAATTTTATGTATACGATCTGCTATCGATAAGTGAAACCGGAGTGGGTTAATGAATAATGAACATCGTCTCCAGGCCGCGCCAGCGCTGCAGGATAAGGACGAAAGCATTTACCAGGCGCTGATGACGGCTATCGTCGAACATCAGCTGCCGCCGGGCAGCAAACTGCCGGAAGAGGCGCTGGCGGAAGTATTCGCCGTGAGCCGCACCGGCATCAGAAAGGTGCTGCAACGACTCGCCGCTGTGCAACTGGTCACGTTAACGCCCAAACGTGGTGCACACGTCACCAGCCCGAGCGTGGAAGAGTCCCAGGCGATCTTTCGTACCCGGGCGCTGCTTGAGGTCGCTAATCTGCCCGATGTGATCGCGCGCTGTCAGCCGCCGCATCTGGCGGCGCTGGAGAACATTATCCAGCGTGAACAGCAGGCCCATGAGGCGCACGACGGCCCGGCGGCGATCCGCCACTCCGCTGACTTTCATATTCAGCTGCAGGCTATCTCCGGCAACCCGGTGCTCACCGAGATGGTGACCCGCCTCAGCCAGCGCTCCTCGTTAGTGATTGCCGCCTGGGGCGCACCCTGGCGCCAGGGCTGCCGCTGCGACGATCACCAGCAGCTGGTCGGTTTGCTGCGGGATAAAGCCCTGCAGCCGCTTAGCGAGGCGCTGATGCACCATTTTGATCATATTGTCGCCAGCCTGTGCTTCGAGCGCGATGGCGTCAGTCTGCCCGATTTTTCCCGGCTGTTCGCCGGCCACAAGGAGTCGTGATGTCTTCCGTTTGTATACAAGTGATCAACCCCAACACCAGCCTGGCGATGACCGAAACGATAGGCGCCGCCGCGCGTGCGGTCGCCGCGCCGGGCACCGAGATCCTTGCGGTCTGTCCCCGCGCCGGCGTGCCGTCAATAGAGGGCCACTTTGACGAAGCCATCGCGGCGGTCGGCGTGCTGGAGCAGATCAGGGCCGGACGCGAGCAGGGGGTGGATGGGCATGTGATCGCCTGCTTCGGCGACCCGGGGCTGCTGGCGGCGCGCGAGCTGGCTCAGGGGCCGGTGATCGGCATTGCGGAAGCGGCGATGCATATGGCGACGATGGTCGCCACCCGGTTCTCCATTGTGACCACGCTGCCGCGCACGCTGATCATCGCCCGCCATTTGCTGCACCAGTACGGATTTCATCAACACTGCGCGGCGCTGCACGCCATTGATTTACCAGTGCTGGCGCTGGAAGACGGCAGCGGCCTGGCGCAGGAGAAAGTGCGTGAGCGCTGCATCCGCGCGTTGAACGAGGACGGTAGCGGGGCGATTGTCCTTGGCTGCGGCGGGATGGCGACGCTGGCGCAGGAGCTGACCCGCGAGCTGCGGGTGCCGGTGATCGACGGCGTCAGCGCGGCGGTGAAGATGGTCGAGTCGCTGGTCGCGCTGGGGCTGGCGACCAGCAAGCACGGGGACTTAGCGTTCCCGGAGAAAAAAGCGTTAAGCGGACAGTTTCAGTCGTTAAATCCATTTTAAAAGGGGCAGGTGATGGTTGAGAACCAGGAAAACTATCCTCGCGATCTGCGAGGTTATGCAGGGCAGCCGCCGCACGCGCGCTGGCCGGGCGGGGCGCGGATCGCGGTGCAGTTCGTCCTTAACTATGAGGAAGGCGCTGAGAACCACGTCCTGCATGGCGATGCGGGTTCGGAACAGTTCCTGTCCGATATTATCGGCGCCGCCAGCTACCCGGCGCGCCATATGTCGATGGACTCGCTCTATGAATACGGCAGTCGGGCCGGGTTCTGGCGCATCCATCGCGAATTTAGCCAGCGCGGGCTGCCGCTGACGGTCTTCGGCGTGGCGATGGCGCTGGCGCGGCATCCGGAGATTGTGGCGGCAATCAAGGCCGCGGATTACGATGTGGTCAGCCACGGCTGGCGCTGGATCCACTATCAGCACATGGATATCGCCGAGGAGCGCGAGCATCTGCACAAAGCGGTGCAGGTGCTGACCGATCTGTTCGGCAAGCCGCCCACCGGCTGGTATACCGGCCGCGACAGCCCCAACACCCGCCAGCTGGTGGTGGAGCACGGCGGCTTTGACTATGACAGCGATTATTACGGCGATGATTTACCTTTCTGGAGCGAAGTGGCCTGCAGCGACGGCAGCCGCCGACCGCAACTGATCGTGCCTTACACCCTCGACGCCAACGACATGCGCTTTGCCACCGCCCAGGGGTTCAACACCGCGGAGCAGTTTTATACCTACCTGAAAGACAGCTTTGACGTGCTGTACGCCGAGGGGGAAACCGCGCCGAAGATGATGTCCGTGGGGATGCACTGCCGGCTGCTGGGGCGTCCGGGCCGTTTCCGCGCGCTGCAGCGTTTCCTTGACTATATCCAGCAGCACGACAAGGTATGGGTCTGTACCCGGCAGCAGATCGCCGACCACTGGCGCGAGTTCCATCCGTATCGCGGGTAGCTTGCTGCCACTCACCAGGCCCTCTCCCCAGGGAGAGGGCATCGCCCGAACGCGTCTGTTGAACCGGTTCACCAGGATGTATTTTGATTATTGAATAAGCATGGCGAGGAGTACCAGGCACAACAGCAGCACATAGATGCGTGCATACCATACATCTGGTACTGCAGGGATAGCCCGGCGGCTAAACATTATCCCGGCCCAGCCGGTCAGGACGAGCAGGACCAAAATTTTCAGGCTGATAAACCCAAGAAATCCGTTCAGCGGAATGCTGTGCCAGCCAATGACGGCATAGGTCACAGCTCCGCATAGCGCCACGGGCAAAGAAAGCGGGTTGGATGCGCTAACGCACTCCTGCATCGCATACCCGTGTCGCCGTAGCAGGGGCACCGTCATGACGCTGCCACCCACGCCCAGCAATGCGGCAATCATGCCGATAACCATACCGCCGCCAGTGACCACTGGCAGGGACAGGCGACGCCGAGCGCTGCCCGTGAAAAAACCTTTGCGCAACAAACAATCGCTGATGGTTGCCAGCATATAGAGAATAAACAGCGCGCGAACGATCTTCTCGCTCAATATCCCTGCCAGACATGAGCCGACCACCGCCCCAATGGCAATAAACCATAACAACGGGAACAGCGTCTGCGCGGCAAGCTTGCCAGCCCGCCAGTTTCGATAGCTGACCCAGCCGGCGTTAAATATCATCACCGCCGTTGAGGTAGCCACCGCGACATGCATGGCGTTTCCCGTGAGTTCCGGCTGCCGAAGCATCAGTTGATAGACAAATGGCACCACCACAAAGCCGCCCCCGAAGCCGAACAGGACTGTGGTAATGCCGGTCGTAAAGCCAGCCAGCGCAATAATAACGATCTCATTCAAGAGAGTATCCCCGACCTGAAAATGAGCGAGCAGCTTATACCGGTCGCGTACGGCTTCCCATTTGCGTAGCGCTCAATTACCTTTGTAAATCGGTCAAAGGGAGGCAGGTGTGCGCAACGTAAAAATTGACGAAGTCGATCGGCTCGATCGCGAAGTGGTGGCGTTAGGTAATGACTATGCGCAAGGGTTTATCCTGCCACCGCACCAGCATCGTCGCGCACAGCTGCTGTATGGCGCGACCGGACTGATGTATGTCACCACTCAGGACGGAGAATGGGTGGTTCCTCCGCAACATGCTGTCTGGATCCCTCCTGAAACTGTGCACGCTGTCAGATTTGTGGGGGTGACCACGCGTAGCTTATATATTGAGCCAGATTATGTGGCCGCTTTCATTAAACACCGTCGTTGCGAAGTGATCAGCGTCTCGCCGCTGTTGCGCCAGCTACTGCTTGAGGCTGTGGATTTGCCACCGTTGTACGACAGCCCACGCGATCGCATGCTGATACAGTTGATGTTGCTGGAACTGGCTGCCATGCCGGTCCGCGAATTTGACATTCCGTTGCCGCAGCATCCGGCGCTGCTGGCGCTTTGTCAGGCTTTTTTGCTTAACCCCTCTATCCATGATCCTGCGGCGCGCTGGGCCAGGGCGCTGTTTATGAGTCCTAGTACCTTTCGCCGCCATTTCCTGAAGCAGCTGGGCCTGTCATTTTCCGCCTGGCGACAGCGAGCCTGTGTGGTGAGTGCCATGGCATGGTTGATAGCAGGGAAACCGGTGAACGAAGTGGCATTATCTCTTGGATACGACAATGCGTCCTCTTTCACCACCATGTTCCGCCGCGTGACCGGGCAGCCGCCATCGTTTTATCACCCAGCCTGATGCGTCGGGGAAGGGGGCTCCCGGCAGCATGGGTCGGAAATGAATGTCACTTTATATGGCGTTGCTATGCGTTAACGCAGTCATAAGACAGACACCTGGCTTGCATCTTCAGGTACCCCAACATTTAGTGGTGGCTACCTCGATGCGGTTTATCTATTCTGGCTGTAACCATGAGAAGACCGGAATCTCTCTTTGTGAACCATCTAATCTTTGAAAAAGTCATCATCATCTTCATTCTCGTCCTGTGGGTATTCGATACATTCAGAACCAGGAAAAGAAAACGTTTTGATCCCGCGATTGAAGCCGCTGATGCCAGCGAACGCCATCAATGGCGCTATCTGAGATGGGGGTTTCGGATCATACAGGTGGTAGCGGGAGTGTATATCGTCGTGCAGCTGATTCAGGTTTTACTGAGATAGCGGTCCCGGGCAGGGGCGACTGAATATAACCCTTGTCAGCGACACGTGTTCCTGTTTTTCGCCGAGAGCTAAGAACTTGCCTGCATATAAACGGGGTGTTTTTAGTTTGTAACATTTCAAACAACAGCATACGTGACCTTTCAATGATGCAAGTGATACTGGTTCGACA is part of the Klebsiella quasipneumoniae subsp. quasipneumoniae genome and encodes:
- the guaD gene encoding guanine deaminase, translated to MMDYQTAVRGAFFDIAGVAETPDEVAAQARYLNDGLLFLQDGKIVTLLPWQEGEAFLHPLKGYVDLRGKLLLPGFVDAHVHYPQTEMIGAFGEQLLEWLTTYTFPVESQFADAEYAQEIAQFFVNQLISHGTTTALVFCTLHPASVEALFSEALRLNMRLIAGKVMMDRHVPDYLCETAGESYEQTRALIRRWHQRGRLGYAITPRFAPTSTPALLEAVQRLRAEFPDTWLQTHLSENREEIAWVKQLWPEHARYLDVYHHYQLTGERSVFAHGIHLDDAEWQCLHDTGSAVAFCPTSNLFLGSGLFRLPACWQHRVRMGIGSDVGAGTTFSMLRTLGEAYKVGQLQSYRLRASEAFYHATLGGARALRLEEKIGNFQPGKEADFVVIDPAVTPLQRLRMGRCHDIYEQLFVLMTLGDERNISETWVNGERVWCQD
- a CDS encoding NCS1 family nucleobase:cation symporter-1; amino-acid sequence: MPHSSHTQQTKTHEAAAGYSPRLCNDDLAPTRDQNWSWYNIFSFWMSDVHSMGGYVVAASFFTLGLASWQVLLCLLVGICIVQLCANLVAKPSQMAGVPYAVICRQAFGVFGANIPAVIRGLIAFAWYGIQTYLAANALMLVLLKFWPSLASLTGSSFLGLSTLGWLCFATMWLLQAMVFWHGMNAIKRFIDIAGPAVYVVMLALAGWIVYKTGLDGISFTLASKSLSAGEQTWQMITATALVVSYFSGPLLNFGDFSRYGKSMGEIRRGNRWGLPFNFLLFSVVTVVIVSGTQSLFGKMITDPIETVSRVGNDLAVAIGLLTMITATIGINIVANFVSPAFDFSNCAPQKISFRAGGMIAAVGSILLTPWNLFNSPELIHYTLDVLGAFIGPLFGILIADFYLIKRGRVSVDDLFDDTPKGKYWYRNGFNPKAIAALLPSVGLGLIISFIPALHEVANFSWFIGVFLGATTYRWLARDEREVAAKAAFRSGAVAQKE
- a CDS encoding GntR family transcriptional regulator, which gives rise to MNNEHRLQAAPALQDKDESIYQALMTAIVEHQLPPGSKLPEEALAEVFAVSRTGIRKVLQRLAAVQLVTLTPKRGAHVTSPSVEESQAIFRTRALLEVANLPDVIARCQPPHLAALENIIQREQQAHEAHDGPAAIRHSADFHIQLQAISGNPVLTEMVTRLSQRSSLVIAAWGAPWRQGCRCDDHQQLVGLLRDKALQPLSEALMHHFDHIVASLCFERDGVSLPDFSRLFAGHKES
- the puuE gene encoding allantoinase PuuE, whose translation is MRGYAGQPPHARWPGGARIAVQFVLNYEEGAENHVLHGDAGSEQFLSDIIGAASYPARHMSMDSLYEYGSRAGFWRIHREFSQRGLPLTVFGVAMALARHPEIVAAIKAADYDVVSHGWRWIHYQHMDIAEEREHLHKAVQVLTDLFGKPPTGWYTGRDSPNTRQLVVEHGGFDYDSDYYGDDLPFWSEVACSDGSRRPQLIVPYTLDANDMRFATAQGFNTAEQFYTYLKDSFDVLYAEGETAPKMMSVGMHCRLLGRPGRFRALQRFLDYIQQHDKVWVCTRQQIADHWREFHPYRG
- a CDS encoding sulfite exporter TauE/SafE family protein gives rise to the protein MNEIVIIALAGFTTGITTVLFGFGGGFVVVPFVYQLMLRQPELTGNAMHVAVATSTAVMIFNAGWVSYRNWRAGKLAAQTLFPLLWFIAIGAVVGSCLAGILSEKIVRALFILYMLATISDCLLRKGFFTGSARRRLSLPVVTGGGMVIGMIAALLGVGGSVMTVPLLRRHGYAMQECVSASNPLSLPVALCGAVTYAVIGWHSIPLNGFLGFISLKILVLLVLTGWAGIMFSRRAIPAVPDVWYARIYVLLLCLVLLAMLIQ
- a CDS encoding AraC family transcriptional regulator; translation: MRNVKIDEVDRLDREVVALGNDYAQGFILPPHQHRRAQLLYGATGLMYVTTQDGEWVVPPQHAVWIPPETVHAVRFVGVTTRSLYIEPDYVAAFIKHRRCEVISVSPLLRQLLLEAVDLPPLYDSPRDRMLIQLMLLELAAMPVREFDIPLPQHPALLALCQAFLLNPSIHDPAARWARALFMSPSTFRRHFLKQLGLSFSAWRQRACVVSAMAWLIAGKPVNEVALSLGYDNASSFTTMFRRVTGQPPSFYHPA